From Cygnus olor isolate bCygOlo1 chromosome 17, bCygOlo1.pri.v2, whole genome shotgun sequence:
ATTTTCCCTTTTATCGCCTCATTTCCTCTCCGCCCTTTAATTCGGTTCTGTCTTTGCCACCCTCCCGCCCGCTCCTTACCCAggttctgcttctgcagcacgGCGTACGGCCGGCTGCGCTCCGCCGGGGCCAGGGCCGCCAGCACAGCCAGCgcccagccccgcagcgccgACAGCGGCATCCTGAGacccccgcccggcccggcccagcccggtTCGGCACGGACCCgaacggaacggaacggaacggaacggCCCCGCCTTTGtgcgcccgcccggcccggcccggctccgcCTCTTCCTGCCGGGGGGGGACCGGAGCGGGGCGGGGTAGGGccgtgccccagccccgtgacccgcccccccccccccggtcctgTGCCCCCCTCCCAGTTCTGTGCCCCCCAGGTCCCGTTCCCCCGTTTGTCCCCTGCCCCATGCGGCCCAGCCCCGTGTGCTCTGGTCCTGTGCCCCCCGGTCCcgtgctcccccagccccgtttgtccccagccccctgtgcccccccccccccacccttgTGCCCCCATCTCTTGGCTGCACGCCGCCGGGGGTCGCAGTCCCTGGGGGCGCCTTCTCCCTGCCCGGGCCGGACACGGGCCCCAGAAGCCTCCAAAGGGAGCCCAGAGCAGTGGGGGTCAAGACCCAGGGGCTGGTGGCCAGGGCAGAGCCAGGCGGCACCACCGGTACCGCTCCTGTTAAACCACGACGTGTGGTGGGGTCcttggggtgctgcagggagccagggGTCCCAGCGAGGGGTCTGACCAAGGGGTCCAAGCAAGGGGTCTGACCGAGGGGTCTGACCAGGAGCGGGTGCGTGGTCAGCCATGACCAGCGATGTGCTACAGGGAGCCGTGGTTCACCCCCAAAATGGAGGTTGGGGAAGGAATGGACCCCACAGACCCCAAAACCACTCAGCTTCGCTCACAGCCGgggctttcttttctctttggaagGGGACAGACACATCGGGCAACAGCGGAGCGCCCGCCACGCCGCGCTGGCTCCGGAGGCTCCCTGGCACCACGATGCTCGCAGGTGACACAGCAAGGACAGGCACGGGGCCGGTTTGCTGTGAGGACGGCGATGGCAGCTTCTCTTCTGTCTGCCCGATCGCTTTGTTGCATGGAACTGAAGCCGAAGAGCAGCCTCTGCGCCCCCTGGTTGTGCCGCCGGGCTACGGGACCGGTGACATGCGCACCGCCTCGGCCTGGGCGTCTCGTGCTGTCTTCTCCGGCCGAACGCAGATGGCGAGGCGCTGCAGGGTGGAAGagggcagagagaaaagggTTTCCTTCCCGCAGCAGGACCTCCTGCCCTGCGCAGCGGGAGCTGGTGCTCTCTATTTGTGCCTGCCACCTGCCCCCATGGCCCCAGGCTGGGGTGTCCCACAAATGGGTGGAGGGATGACACCTGGGGACAGTGTCTTGGCTCCAGGGCCACGCTGATGTAGCTCTGACCTGCTTGAGAGACCCCGGCGTCCAGACCAGCTTGTACACCATGTAGACGGGGATGCAGACGAAGGAGGATGCCCCTACGAGGTGCCCCACCGAGGTGCTCCACACCGGGTACTGGTAGCTGAAGAGCACCAGGggaggctgctccagcagggagctggcGACGATGAACTGCAACAGCCGAAGAGAGCCCGTTTGGGAGCGatgcctggggctggagcagggctggagcagggctggacgTCCCACAGCACCCaagcagccctggcagctcccCAACCCCAGCACAAGCACTGGGGCTGAGCGCCCTCCGTCCAACAAACCCTGCTGGGACAGCACCCATCAGGGGCTGCGCGTCCCCGTGCTGAAATGGAGCCATTTGCTGTCTGCTCCGACTGCAATAGTTTTCTCTTAATAACCTAGGCAAAGCACTTAGAGCCGTAATTAATCCCTGCAaagcctctcctcctgcagatCTGGCGAGATCAGACCCCTCTGTGCCTCGCTGGCGGCAGCCTTTGAAGCGCGGGGGCTGGCATTTCAAAGGGGACCGATCCAGCCGGGTGCTGCGGTGCTGTCAGCGTGGCCGTGCCCAGGTGGGACGCTGCGGACCGGGCTGGTAGTGGTTGCCTTTTTCAAACGGGGCTGCATTTAGTGCCCGTGTGAGcaccccagctgctggctcagAGCTTTgcccaggagcacagcagcagaaggggcTGGAAAATGTACCtttagctcatttttttttagctgaacCCACTGCGGGCAGCCTGATGTCTCACCCGTGGTGCCatggctggagcagcagctcggGGAGAACATCTCCCTCGCTGGGCACCCGAGGGGAGGTGGCAGCTCAGCATTGCGCTCAGGCCGCGGGTACTCACCGCCAGCAAGGCCGGGCTGATGGCGGCCCAGCACACCTTCCAGAACAGCCCCGGGGCGAAGCCCAGCATGGCTTTCACGTCGTGGGAGAACCTCTGGATGCCTGCCGGAGGACGGAGCCATCTCTGCGTGAGGCGGCTGCAGCGAGGGGGCCCAGAGCCCGGCACGGTGCTCAGCCCCATCACAGCCTCGCCAGGAGCCGCACGCCTGCCCCCAAGCCCCCTGGCATCCACTCGCGTGTGTAAGGTGAAGCACCCGTGCGGTGCCTGCGGGTTTCCAGGTGCTTTGTAGCAGAGGCAGGCTCTCACCATAAAACCAGGACACGGCTATCGTTTCCAGCAGCACCACCGCCAGGATCGAGCAGCCCGCGCCGAACTCCTCCAGCAGCTTCACCACGTAGGCGCCGCCCTACGCAGCAACACCGGGGGTGGCGGCTCGCCCGAAATGGGCAGCGGTGGGCACGTCCCCGCGCTCGGTTACAGGGACAAATCTGGCTGAGCGAAAAGCAAACggcccccagcctgccccgAGCCGTACTCACGTAGGTGAGGGTGCTCAGGGAGCCCAGGAAGCAGACTGTGATGAGGCCGAGGACAAAGAGCTCCCTGCGCTTGGCCAGGACCTGGGGGTACTCGTCCATCACGGCCGTGATCACTGCCTCCAGGCCCCCAAACTGCCCAGGAAACGCTGGGGTGAGACGGGGGAACGAGACACAGCAAATCtgctccccctgtcccccctgGTGCTGCCGCGCATCGTGGAGGCGCCTACCGTGCTGTCCAGCCCCAGCGTTATCATCATCAGGAAGAAGATGATGGCGAAGAAGGTGGAGCCCACCATGTTGGCGATGGCTTCGGGGTAGGTGATGAAAAGCAGGCTGGGACCTAGGAGGGGAGGCGGGTTTGCTTTGCCTTTCCCCCGGCTGCTCTGGCACAGCCGTGGGTGCCGGTAGCGGTGGGAACGGACGTGGGGGGGATGCTCCAAAGCACCTCGCTGCCCTCCACGCCCAGCCCCAGtaccccagcaccccccaggtGCTCAgggacccccagccccggcGGGCACATGGAGCCCTGGGCACTGTagggcagagcaggacagggcactggagctggaggaggcaaACCTTTGTCTCTGGCTACGTCCTCCACCTCCACGTCCCTCATCTCGGCCATGTAGCCCAGCACGGTGAAGATGACGAAGCCTGAGAGGAAGCTGGTGAGGCAGTTCACCGCGCTGGTGACGAGCGCGTCCCTGGAAGGCAGAAAGCAGGGAGACGTCCTGTGGCAGGACCCTCCTGCAGCGCCGCCGGGCCCGTGTCCCAGCCACGCACACCCAAACTGTTGGTGAAACGGGCAGAAATGCTccggcggggcccggggctCTGCTGGGCCGTGCTGGCGAGCCCCATGCCCGTGCCTCATCCCGCAGCGGGTGCTCACCGGTAGCAGTTGTTGTGGAAGTGGTTGTAACTGGCCAGAGCCAGAAGGACACCGAATCCTGGGcccaaggagaagaaaatctgcgCAGCAGCATCGACCCAGACCTGGCAGGAGAAACGACAGGAGGGCTGGAGGCCAGGCAGGGGTCCCACGGCCCCACGGCACACCCACCCCACAGCGCAGGGACGTGTCCATGCTGCCAAGCCTCTCTTGTGCCCGtggctccttcccctgccccgtCCCCTGGGGTGCCCAGGTCGGAGGCAGCAAGGTTTCCCCTGGGCCccatgcagcagcaggatgaggcAATGGCACCGGTGGTTCCCCAGCCCCCAAGGGGGGATGAAGCCAGGGGAGCCCCCAAGCTCCTGTGCCCAGTCCAGGCAGCTTCAGCGCCGACAGCACAGCCCTGATTATCTTTAATGAGAATTTTCAAGCGCTGCCTGGTAATTACCCACAGGAAGCCTATTGTCGAGCCGGGGCGAGAACACGGGCACGAACAAACGGCGGGGGCAATGAGATGGGTGATTCAATCAGAGATTAACATTTCCAGGAGCCTGTCCAGGGCACCTCACCCCTGTGAGAGCAGCgggcaggaggtggggggggggtctgcgTGCATCGCGTCCCCCCGCACTCACCGCCGTGCTCAGGAGCTTGCCCCAGTCTGGGCGCAGGTAGAAGAGCACCCCTCTCCAGGCGCCGGGCAGGGTGGCCCCGCGGACCAGCAGGACGAGGAGGACGAGGTAGGGCAGCGTGGCCGTCACCCACACCACCTGCAGCAGAGGCGGCCGTCAGCCCACCAGCGCCCGCACCGCTTGCACCGGGCACTGCCCCGAAGGCCATGCCCCGAATTTAGGCAGCCGGGTGAGCTGCCGGGCAAGCGCTgtgctccatccctgctgcGTGGCCCCACCACGgaggggatgctgctggccccagtgagcccagggctgggcagcgcCGGCGCGGAGCCCTCTCACCTTGCCGGAGGTTTTCACCCCTTTCCACAGGCTGAAGTAGACGATGgtgaagatgaggaagaggcagaggagcagctgccAGCGGATCCCCCCCACATCGTACAGACCGCCGGACTTCTGGATCTCCAGGACCTTCCTCCTGTGACCAGGCAGGGTCTCAGGCGCCGCTGGCTCTGCGCGTGGGCGCGCTGGCAGCGGGctggcagccccacagccccctctGCCCCGGAGCAGGGGTCGTGAGCACCCCAAGAGCATCCCCACGCGATGGCCACTGGTGGTTGCACAcctggtcctgggcaccctgctccaGGACCCCACGCAGCAGAGCCGAGTGCCTCCACGGGGATGTGCCCCAGCTCAAACCCATTATCTGGGCGTGGGCACTTACGTATAAAACTCCTCGGCGGGGGACCTGGAGAAGTTGGTCCAAGTCACGTTGCTCCTTCCGAAGTAGTTGGTGCAGTTGGGGGTGTTCCAGGGGTTGTCGCAGCTCGCCCAGGGCAGGGTGCCCGAGAAGGACGAGTAGAAGTAGTAGAGAGCCCAGGCGATGATGGTGTTGTAGTAGAAGGAGACGTAGAGGCCAATGATGCAGATGGCAAAGCCGATGCCTGGAGAGAGAAGGGGACAGGCTCCCGCTGCCTGGGCTGGCCGAGCAGCTCCCTGTGCCCAGGGCAGACCCGGGCTGGCCCCACACTTTCTGCGTGACCACCTCTCACCTTTGAAGATGGGGCAGATGCGCTTCCAGATGGGGATGGCGCCCGTCCTGTGGAACTGCCCCAGGGCCAGCTCCATGTAGAAGAGGGGCACCCCTCCGAAAACAGCCATCAGCGTGTAGGGGATGAGGAAGGCGCCTGCGGGGCGAGGAGCAGAGCGGGGTGACCACCACGGCCCCGTGCCAGCCGGCGAGTGTGCGCGGGGACACGTCACGGGGGATCCTGGATGTGTGGTTCGGACACGTGCCTCTCGGAGGCTCTGCAAACCCCTCGGGATGCCCCACAGAGAGCGGCTCGTGGGTGGGAGCGGGGACGCTCAGGTCGCCCCGTGGTGCTGCGGgcagcatgagccagcagggtGCAAGGGATGGGGCACCACGCACCTCTCGGGTCTCAAAGAGTTTTGGAGAAATCCTGCTGAATATGCATTGTCACCCTGAGATACGAGTAATTAATGCTGTGATCTGCATTATTCATACCAACGCCATCTATACCGGGGCTGCGCTTGCACCCAGTGGACTTTTAGGCGCTGGAGCTGAGCTCGTCAGGAGAGCCCAGCCGGGATTAGTTAATTTAACCCCCACGGCTGCTCTCTCCATATGctggggggacacggggctgtGGTACCTCCGCAGCTGGAGCCCCGACCTCCAGGAGCGCCGGCCTCCCCTGGGCGTGCTGCTTGATCCTCACCTTGCTGCGTGCTTAGGGAAGGCATCTCGCCAGCCACATCATCGACAAGTGGCTGAAGtttgcccccagccccagaggagCAAATCCCAAATAACTGTGCTTCCACGGGGGCGCCTGCCATCCACGCTGTAGCCTTGAGTGTGGTACTAATTATCTCCTCCTAGTTTTCCCAGGCGCCAGAGGATGCTACCCGAGTGCCGACTTTGGCAACGAAATCCACTGTGCTTTGGCAAATAGCACAAAATTTTCATTCCTCATTTATAATTTCTATGCAAGGGGAAATTATTGTCATTCCAGTCTGCTTAAAGCAGACTTATCGTATTTCCAGTCTGTTTAAACCAATTTGTTTAGTTGTCACTTAATGTTTTTCCTGCATGGAGCTTTTGCACCTAAACTTTCCGGGCTGTGTGCTTGCAAACGCAGGGCTCACCCCAGGGTCCGGCACAGCTCGGGCCGGGGATGTCAGCAGGATTATTTTAAAACGCCAGCCACCGGAAGGGTTGCTTGCACCAGATCACACGATCGGATCAGCAAGTGCATGAACCTCCCACCCCAAATTTACAGCTTCACCAGTTTGGACCAGGTCGCTTTGCTCTCACTGCCCCTGGTGCTGCGAAGTGCCCGGTGCCTGCGGCCGTCCCGCAGCAGGGAGCCGACACCGCTGATCCCACCGGGAAGGGCACGAATGACACCGGGAGAGGGGTGAATGGAAGAGGGCTTTTAAGGGAAAAAGAcacagagcaggaaggagacAGATGCGAGGAGAAGTTGGGTCGGTCTCTGAGCTGCCCTCTCCAAAGAGGAGCAGCTAGAGACCAACAAAGACAAGAAACAGCGAGTTTTCAGCATCCAAAAGAGGACagacagatttcttttcccccaaaagcAGATGTAAGCAGCCCTAGCAGCATCCTTACCCCCTCCGTTCTGGTAGCAGATGTAAGGGAACCGCCACACGTTGCCCAGATCGACGGCAAATCCAACGACCGAGAGGAGGAAATCCATTTTTTTGCTCCACTTGTCCCGGGGGTGCacggggggcgcggggctggccCCAGGACCCCCGTCCTGCCCGGGGGGGCTGGCAGGCGCCGGACAGGGCTGCTCCCCCATGCTGCCGCCCCGGCGAGCCCTGCAGGACTCGGGCTGAGCAACTTGGGGAAGGCAAGGATTTTTCCGTGGCTGATGACAGATCCGAGgaggggagggtcaggctgccTGCGCGTCCCCACCTCCAGCTGGAAACCCACGGCACCGAGAGCGCCGGGAGAGAAACCTGTCCTTTGATCagaggcaggagggctggagggagcGCATCCCCCTGTGGGGCTGCGGTGTGGGGACCGACCCCACCGcacccatccccatcccctctgctcccaAGCTCTGCACCCAGGGGAGTGCACTTGGCCGTGTGGCAGATTCAGCGACACGGTGTCGGTGTTTGCACACAGACGTGGTGTTAAGCCGGACGTGG
This genomic window contains:
- the LOC121079793 gene encoding sodium-dependent serotonin transporter-like; its protein translation is MAVFGGVPLFYMELALGQFHRTGAIPIWKRICPIFKGERWSRRKCGASPGLPWAQGAARPAQAAGACPLLSPGIGFAICIIGLYVSFYYNTIIAWALYYFYSSFSGTLPWASCDNPWNTPNCTNYFGRSNVTWTNFSRSPAEEFYTRKVLEIQKSGGLYDVGGIRWQLLLCLFLIFTIVYFSLWKGVKTSGKVVWVTATLPYLVLLVLLVRGATLPGAWRGVLFYLRPDWGKLLSTAVWVDAAAQIFFSLGPGFGVLLALASYNHFHNNCYRDALVTSAVNCLTSFLSGFVIFTVLGYMAEMRDVEVEDVARDKGPSLLFITYPEAIANMVGSTFFAIIFFLMMITLGLDSTFGGLEAVITAVMDEYPQVLAKRRELFVLGLITVCFLGSLSTLTYGGAYVVKLLEEFGAGCSILAVVLLETIAVSWFYGIQRFSHDVKAMLGFAPGLFWKVCWAAISPALLAFIVASSLLEQPPLVLFSYQYPVWSTSVGHLVGASSFVCIPVYMVYKLVWTPGSLKQVRATSAWPWSQDTVPRCHPSTHLWDTPAWGHGGRWQAQIESTSSRCAGQEVLLREGNPFLSALFHPAAPRHLRSAGEDSTRRPGRGGAHVTGPVARRHNQGAQRLLFGFSSMQQSDRADRREAAIAVLTANRPRACPCCVTCEHRGAREPPEPARRGGRSAVARCVCPLPKRKESPGCERS
- the C17H12orf76 gene encoding uncharacterized protein C12orf76 homolog, which produces MPLSALRGWALAVLAALAPAERSRPYAVLQKQNLVLLGSILSALLLTIVLVAVCVYKPVRRR